One stretch of Salarias fasciatus chromosome 19, fSalaFa1.1, whole genome shotgun sequence DNA includes these proteins:
- the degs2 gene encoding sphingolipid delta(4)-desaturase/C4-monooxygenase DES2 → MGKSGGRGDFEWVYSDQPHTSRRKEILAKYPEIKSLMGPDPQLKWVVSGMVLTQLLACYLVHDLSWKWVFFWAYAFGGCINHSLTLAIHDISHNVAFGNKLARWNRWFAMWANLPIGLPYSASFKKYHIDHHRYLGGDQLDVDIPTDFEGWFFCTPARKVLWLFLQPLFYALRPLVVNPKPVCQLEVQNALVQIAADLMVYYLWGVKPIVYLIAGSILCMGLHPISGHFIAEHYMFLKGHETYSYYGPLNLITFNVGYHMEHHDFPSIPGSKLPQVKQIAAEYYDSLPQHSSWTRVLWDFVFDDSIGPYARIKRQYKLDKQG, encoded by the exons ATGGGgaagtcaggaggaagaggagacttTGAATGGGTCTACAGCGACCAGCCGCACACCTCCAGGAGGAAGGAGATTCTGG CCAAATACCCAGAGATCAAGTCCCTGATGGGTCCAGACCCCCAGCTGAAGTGGGTGGTGTCCGGCATGGTCCTGACCCAGCTCCTGGCCTGCTACCTTGTCCACGACCTCTCCTGGAAGTGGGTCTTCTTCTGGGCCTACGCCTTCGGCGGCTGCATCAACCACTCCCTGACCCTGGCCATCCACGACATCTCCCACAACGTGGCCTTCGGCAACAAGCTGGCCCGGTGGAACCGCTGGTTCGCCATGTGGGCCAACCTGCCCATCGGCCTGCCGTACTCCGCCTCCTTCAAGAAGTACCACATCGACCACCACCGCTACCTGGGCGGCGACCAGCTGGACGTGGACATCCCCACGGACTTCGAGGGGTGGTTCTTCTGCACGCCGGCCAGGAAGGTGCTGTGGCTCTTCCTCCAGCCGTTGTTCTACGCCCTGCGGCCGCTGGTGGTCAACCCCAAGCCGGTGTGTCAGCTGGAGGTCCAGAACGCGCTGGTCCAGATCGCGGCCGACCTGATGGTCTACTACCTGTGGGGCGTGAAGCCCATCGTTTACCTGATCGCCGGATCCATCCTGTGCATGGGACTGCATCCCATCTCCGGACATTTCATCGCCGAGCACTACATGTTCCTGAAGGGCCACGAGACGTACTCTTACTACGGGCCGCTGAACTTGATCACCTTCAACGTGGGCTACCACATGGAGCACCACGACTTCCCCAGCATACCCGGCAGTAAACTGCCTCAG GTGAAGCAGATCGCCGCGGAGTACTACGACTCGCTGCCCCAGCACTCCTCCTGGACCCGGGTTCTGTGGGACTTTGTGTTTGACGACAGCATCGGGCCCTACGCCCGGATCAAACGGCAGTACAAGCTGGACAAACAGGGATAG
- the tpp1 gene encoding tripeptidyl-peptidase 1 translates to MSRVLALSLLLLFVTTSVRSGYLEFDQDVLIPEDWTDVGRLDPSEELQLTFALKQQNVALLEETLRLVSDPDSPQYGKHLSLQEVASLVRPSELTQKAVRGWLQSHGITRCLAVLTQDFLQCSMTAAVAEALLPGSRFHRYVRDGVSSVRSSAPYQVHDDLHQHLDFVGGLHRLPPRGRDAGGSRRRSLAAGLHLGVTPAILRERYNMTEADVGSAQNNSQAVAQFLEQYYHPADLAEFMGMFGRGFQHQSQVARVVGTQGAGKAGLEASLDVEYIMSTGANISTWFFTNPGRHESQEPFLQWMVLLSNMSDLPWVHTVSYGDDEDSLSAAYMARINAEFMKAGVRGISLLFASGDSGAGCKHQDKGQNCFRPSFPASSPYVTTVGGTSFKNPFKMSYEVTDYISGGGFSNVFEMPEYQVSAVKAYLKSVTESLPPQSYFNTSGRAYPDMAALSDNYWVVSNRVPIPWVSGTSASTPVVGGMLSLINDQRLLQGLPPLGFLNPRLYRLQGQALFDVTEGCHLSCLDEQVQGKGFCAARSWDPVTGWGTPDYPALLAALRSD, encoded by the exons ATGAGCAGAGT ACTGGcgctgtccctcctcctcctcttcgtcaccACGTCAGTCCGGAGTGGATATCTGGAATTTGACCAAGATGTCCT GATCCCGGAGGACTGGACCGACGTGGGCCGGCTGGACCCgtcggaggagctgcagctgaccTTTGCCCTGAAGCAGCAGAACGtggcgctgctggaggagacgcTGAGGCTGGTGTCCGACCCCGACTCGCCTCAGTATG GGAAACACCTGAGCCTGCAGGAGGTGGCGTCCCTGGTGCGTCCGTCCGAGCTGACGCAGAAGGCGGTGCGCGGGTGGCTGCAGAGTCACGGGATCACGCGCTGCCTCGCCGTTCTCACGCAGGACTTCCTGCAGTGCAGCATGACTGCAGC CGTCGCCGAGGCGCTGCTGCCAGGAAGCCGGTTCCACCGCTACGTCCGAGACGGCGTGTCCAGCGTGCGGTCCTCGGCCCCGTACCAGGTCCACGACGACCTCCACCAGCACCTGGACTTCG TGGGGGGGCTCCACCGCCTCCCCCCTAGAGGCCGGGACGCCGGCGGGtcgcggcggcggagcctcgccGCGGGGCTGCACCTGGGCGTGACCCCCGCCATCCTGAGGGAGCGCTACAACATGACGGAGGCCGACGTGGGCTCGGCCCAGAACAACAGCCAGGCCGTGGCGCAG TTCCTGGAGCAGTACTACCACCCCGCCGACCTGGCCGAGTTCATGGGGATGTTCGGCCGCGGCTTCCAGCACCAGTCCCAGGTGGCCCGCGTGGTGGGCACGCAGGGGGCGGGCAAGGCCGGCCTGGAGGCCAGTCTGGACGTGGAGTACATCATGAGCACCGGCGCCAACATCTCCACCTGGTTCTTCACCAACCCAG GCCGCCACGAGTCCCAGGAGCCCTTCCTGCAGTGGATGGTGCTGCTGAGCAACATGTCCGACCTGCCCTGGGTTCACACCGTCAGCTACGGCGACGACGAGGACAGCCTCTCCGCCGCCTACATGGCGCGCATCAACGCCGAGTTCATGAAGGCCGGCGTGCGCGGCATCTCGCTGCTCTTCGCCTCAG GCGACAGCGGCGCCGGATGCAAACACCAGGATAAAGGACAGAACTGCTTCAGGCCCAGTTTCCCCGCCTCCAG CCCGTACGTGACGACGGTCGGCGGAACGTCGTTCAAGAACCCGTTCAAGATGTCGTACGAAGTGACGGACTAcatcagcggcggcggcttcaGCAACGTCTTCGAGATGCCGGAATACCAG GTCTCTGCGGTGAAGGCGTACCTGAAGAGCGTCACGGAGAGCCTCCCCCCCCAGTCCTACTTCAACACCAGCGGCCGGGCCTACCCCGACATGGCCGCCCTGTCGGACAACTACTGGGTGGTCAGCAACCGCGTGCCCATCCCCTGGGTGTCGGGGACGTCG GCGTCCACGCCGGTGGTGGGCGGCATGCTGTCCCTGATCAACGACCAGCGCCTGCTGCAGGGCCTGCCCCCGCTGGGCTTCCTCAACCCGCGGCTCTACCGGCTGCAGGGACAGGCTCTGTTCGac GTGACGGAAGGCTGCCACCTGAGCTGCCTGGACGAGCAGGTCCAGGGGAAGGGCTTCTGCGCGGCGCGGTCCTGGGACCCCGTGACGGGCTGGGGGACGCCGGACTACCCCGCCCTGCTCGCCGCCCTGCGCTCAGACTGA
- the yy1a gene encoding transcriptional repressor protein YY1a — translation MASGDTLYIETDGTEMPAEIVELHEIEVETIETTIVGDDGEHQPMIALQPLDSDDPHSLHPHQEVILVQTREEVVGEDDSELHTDDGFEDQILIPVPAVEEDYIEQTLVTVAGKSSAAGRMKKAGSGKKAGKKSYLSGGEMGRKWEQKQVQIKTLEGEFSVTMWASDDKKDIDHEEQITGENSPPDYSEYMTGKKLPPGGIPGIDLSDPKQLAEFARMKPRKVKEDDAPRTIACPHKGCTKMFRDNSAMRKHLHTHGPRVHVCAECGKAFVESSKLKRHQLVHTGEKPFQCTFEGCGKRFSLDFNLRTHVRIHTGDRPYVCPFDGCNKKFAQSTNLKSHILTHAKAKNNQ, via the exons ATGGCGTCGGGGGACACCCTGTATATAGAGACGGACGGGACAGAAATGCCGGCCGAAATAGTGGAATTGCACGAAATTGAAGTAGAGACAATCGAGACGACAATTGTGGGAGACGACGGAGAGCACCAGCCGATGATCGCCTTACAGCCGCTGGACTCGGACGATCCGCACTCCCTGCACCCGCACCAGGAGGTGATCCTGGTGCAGACCCGGGAGGAGGTGGTGGGCGAGGAcgactccgagctgcacacGGATGACGGCTTCGAGGACCAGATCCTCATCCCCGTGCCCGCCGTGGAGGAGGACTACATCGAACAGACTCTGGTTACCGTGGCCGGGAAAAGCTCGGCGGCGGGCCGAATGAAGAAGGCTGGCAGCGGGAAGAAAGCGGGCAAAAAGAGCTACCTGAGCGGGGGGGAGATGGGCCGCAAGTGGGAGCAGAAGCAGGTGCAGATCAAGACTCTGGAGGGGGAATTTTCTGTCACTATGTGGGCATCGG ATGACAAGAAGGACATCGACCACGAGGAGCAGATCACAGGTGAAAACTCTCCTCCGGACTATTCGGAGTACATGACGGGGAAGAAGCTTCCCCCCGGCGGCATCCCGGGCATCGACCTCTCCGACCCCAAACAGCTGGCAGAGTTTGCACG CATGAAGCcaagaaaagtaaaagaagATGACGCTCCGAGGACGATAGCCTGTCCGCACAAG GGATGCACCAAGATGTTCAGGGACAACTCCGCCATGAGGAAACACTTGCACACCCACGGTCCTCGCGTTCACGTGTGCGCCGAGTGCGGCAAAGCTTTCGTGGAGAGTTCAAAACTCAAGCGGCATCAGCTGGTAcacacgggcgagaagcccTTCCAG TGCACGTTCGAGGGCTGCGGCAAGCGCTTTTCTCTGGACTTTAACTTGCGCACGCACGTCCGCATCCACACCGGGGACCGCCCGTACGTCTGCCCCTTCGACGGCTGCAACAAGAAGTTCGCCCAGTCCACCAACCTGAAGTCCCACATCCTCACACACGCCAAGGCCAAGAACAACCAGTGA